In Herbinix luporum, a single window of DNA contains:
- a CDS encoding DNA topoisomerase has product MSVSLYITEKPSVALEFAKALKIRAKRQDGYIESDDTIITWCVGHLITMSYPEAYDPALKKWSMEPLPFLPKEFLYEIIPSVKKQFQIVKNLLNRKDVTTIYVCTDSGREGEYIYRLVDQEAKVPDTKIKKRVWIDSQTEEEILRGIREAKPLSAYDNLSDAAYLRAKEDYLMGINFSRILTLKYGNSIQNFLKSKKWSAISVGRVMTCVLGMVVRREREIRNFVKTPFYRVISSFDIKNEEYTGEFTGEFRAVEGSSYFNSPLLYKENGFLKRESAEKLIKDLAKDYSKYNDDGTWNKDEASEEDLLGEITHLEKKKENKNPPLLYNLAELQNDCSRMYKISPDETLKIVQELYEKKLVTYPRTDARVLSTAVAKEIYKNIKGLEAYGKFSGFAQEIITSGTYKGLSKSRYVNDSKITDHYAIIPTGQGINGLNSVSATAQKVYETIVRRFLSIFYPPAVYRRVNITVKIGLESFFSTFRVLEEEGYFKVAGNPSAAKDKRTADKSNQEDEEEENQDKNFIKTIMSLKKGSKLPVNSLYIKEGETSPPKRYSSGTLILAMENAGQLIEDEELRAQIKGSGIGTSATRAEILNKLVKISYLELNKKTQIITPSLLGELVYEVVNASIRSLLNAELTASWEKGLTYVAEGKITKEEYMEKLEGFVARMVNGVKGLNNQLLLTRNFNEVASFYK; this is encoded by the coding sequence ATGTCTGTTAGTTTGTATATTACGGAAAAACCCAGCGTGGCTTTGGAATTTGCCAAGGCCCTTAAAATAAGAGCAAAAAGACAGGATGGCTACATTGAATCTGATGACACTATTATTACCTGGTGTGTAGGCCATCTAATTACTATGAGCTATCCGGAAGCCTATGATCCGGCCTTAAAGAAATGGAGTATGGAACCTTTACCATTTTTGCCTAAGGAATTTTTGTATGAAATTATACCTAGTGTAAAAAAACAATTTCAAATAGTAAAGAATCTTCTAAATCGTAAGGATGTTACTACCATTTATGTCTGTACAGACTCGGGGCGGGAAGGTGAGTACATATATAGGCTGGTTGATCAAGAAGCCAAGGTACCGGATACAAAGATAAAAAAAAGAGTATGGATTGATTCTCAGACAGAAGAGGAGATTCTTAGAGGTATTAGGGAAGCAAAACCTCTTAGTGCTTATGATAATCTTTCCGATGCGGCCTATCTGCGGGCCAAGGAGGATTATCTTATGGGAATTAATTTTTCCAGAATCCTTACTTTAAAGTATGGTAACAGTATTCAGAACTTTTTAAAAAGTAAAAAATGGTCTGCTATTTCAGTGGGAAGAGTTATGACCTGTGTACTGGGAATGGTTGTTAGAAGAGAAAGAGAAATCAGAAACTTTGTAAAGACTCCCTTTTATCGTGTTATTTCATCCTTTGATATAAAAAATGAAGAATATACAGGAGAGTTTACCGGTGAATTTAGGGCCGTTGAGGGTTCTTCCTATTTTAATTCTCCCCTGCTTTATAAAGAAAATGGATTTCTTAAAAGGGAATCGGCAGAAAAATTAATTAAAGATCTGGCCAAGGATTATTCAAAATATAATGATGATGGTACTTGGAATAAGGATGAAGCTTCAGAGGAAGATCTACTTGGGGAGATTACCCATCTAGAAAAGAAAAAGGAAAATAAAAATCCTCCCCTGCTTTATAACCTGGCAGAGCTTCAAAATGATTGTTCAAGAATGTATAAAATAAGCCCGGATGAAACCTTAAAGATAGTTCAAGAACTTTACGAGAAGAAGCTTGTTACATATCCAAGAACCGATGCAAGGGTATTGTCAACTGCAGTGGCAAAAGAAATATATAAAAATATCAAAGGGCTAGAAGCCTATGGAAAGTTCAGTGGATTTGCACAAGAAATTATAACTAGTGGGACTTATAAAGGCTTATCAAAAAGTAGGTATGTAAATGACAGTAAAATTACCGACCACTATGCTATTATACCTACCGGTCAGGGAATTAACGGCCTAAACAGTGTATCTGCTACTGCCCAGAAAGTATATGAAACCATAGTAAGGCGCTTTCTTAGTATATTTTACCCCCCAGCCGTATATCGTAGGGTTAACATTACGGTAAAGATAGGATTAGAATCTTTCTTTTCAACCTTTCGGGTACTGGAGGAGGAAGGGTATTTTAAAGTGGCAGGTAATCCTTCAGCAGCTAAGGACAAGCGTACTGCTGATAAAAGTAATCAAGAGGATGAAGAAGAGGAAAATCAAGATAAAAACTTTATTAAGACTATTATGAGTCTTAAAAAAGGAAGCAAGCTTCCGGTTAATAGTTTATATATTAAGGAAGGGGAGACATCTCCGCCAAAAAGATATAGTTCAGGTACCTTGATTCTAGCCATGGAAAATGCCGGACAGCTTATTGAGGATGAGGAGCTTAGGGCACAGATTAAGGGAAGTGGTATAGGTACCAGTGCCACAAGGGCAGAGATACTAAATAAATTAGTCAAAATATCCTATCTGGAACTAAACAAAAAGACACAGATAATAACCCCATCCCTTCTGGGTGAATTGGTATATGAAGTGGTTAATGCTTCAATCCGCTCTCTACTTAATGCAGAGCTTACTGCAAGCTGGGAGAAGGGGCTTACTTATGTGGCAGAGGGTAAGATTACTAAGGAAGAATATATGGAGAAACTAGAAGGCTTTGTAGCCCGTATGGTAAACGGGGTCAAAGGTCTCAATAACCAACTGCTGCTTACGAGAAATTTCAATGAAGTTGCTTCTTTTTATAAATAA
- a CDS encoding iron-sulfur cluster assembly scaffold protein has protein sequence MIYSHEVKMMCPVAQGVNHGPAPIPEEAKWVKAKEVTDISGFTHGVGWCAPQQGTCKLTLNVKDGIIQEALIETIGCSGMTHSAAMASEILPGKTILEALNTDLVCDAINTAMRELFLQIVYGRTQSAFSENGLAIGAGLEDLGKGLRSQVGTMYGTLAKGPRYLEMAEGYVTGIALDENNEIIGYQFVSLGRMMDFIKKGDDPNTAYEKSKGQYGRVEDAVKIIDPRCE, from the coding sequence ATGATTTATTCACATGAAGTTAAAATGATGTGTCCGGTTGCCCAGGGTGTTAATCATGGGCCGGCACCTATTCCGGAAGAAGCAAAATGGGTTAAAGCTAAGGAAGTAACAGATATTTCCGGTTTTACTCACGGTGTAGGTTGGTGTGCACCTCAACAAGGTACCTGTAAATTAACATTAAATGTTAAGGATGGTATTATCCAAGAAGCACTGATAGAAACCATTGGATGTTCCGGTATGACCCACTCTGCAGCTATGGCTTCTGAAATACTGCCCGGCAAAACCATCCTGGAGGCTTTAAATACTGACTTAGTATGTGATGCTATAAATACTGCTATGAGAGAGTTGTTCTTACAGATAGTTTATGGTAGAACACAGAGTGCATTTTCAGAGAATGGACTTGCAATCGGTGCAGGTTTAGAGGATTTAGGTAAAGGTCTACGCAGCCAGGTAGGAACCATGTATGGAACTCTTGCAAAAGGTCCTCGTTATCTTGAAATGGCAGAAGGATACGTTACCGGTATTGCTCTTGATGAAAATAATGAGATTATCGGATATCAATTCGTTAGCCTTGGTAGAATGATGGATTTCATTAAAAAAGGTGATGATCCTAATACGGCTTATGAAAAGTCCAAAGGTCAATATGGCAGAGTAGAAGATGCTGTTAAAATAATTGACCCAAGATGCGAATAA
- the nagB gene encoding glucosamine-6-phosphate deaminase, with protein MEIIVKQDYDQMSRCAAEHIAELIRKKPNSVIGFATGRTPIGTYRELIRMHKEEGLDFSQVVTFNLDEYLGLGMDLSKPYALDQSYQRFMYEELFNHINIKKENIHIPDGLTKNPDEFCKAYEEAIKEAGGIDLQILGIGGDGHWAFNEPGSTLDSRTRVEKLNEQTIKDNYEAFYKEAGFTMDEMPHYAITMGLGTILEAKSLLMLANGAKKAKVVAKALYGPVTDQVTASAIQVYKGKATIILDKEAASMLDSKDYN; from the coding sequence ATGGAGATTATTGTAAAGCAGGATTACGATCAAATGAGCAGATGTGCGGCAGAACATATAGCTGAACTTATAAGAAAAAAACCCAATAGTGTTATTGGTTTTGCAACAGGCAGGACTCCAATTGGAACTTATCGCGAACTAATCCGTATGCATAAAGAAGAAGGACTGGATTTTTCCCAAGTTGTTACCTTTAATCTAGATGAATATTTAGGCCTTGGTATGGATTTATCAAAGCCCTATGCCCTAGATCAAAGTTACCAAAGATTTATGTATGAAGAACTATTTAACCATATAAATATAAAAAAAGAAAATATACATATACCGGATGGACTGACAAAGAACCCTGATGAATTTTGCAAGGCATATGAAGAAGCAATAAAAGAAGCAGGTGGAATTGATCTGCAGATACTGGGAATAGGAGGAGACGGTCATTGGGCATTTAACGAGCCTGGCTCAACTCTTGATTCCAGAACAAGGGTGGAGAAATTAAATGAACAGACCATAAAGGATAATTATGAGGCATTCTATAAAGAAGCCGGCTTTACTATGGATGAAATGCCCCATTATGCCATAACCATGGGGTTAGGTACAATCTTAGAGGCAAAGAGTCTCCTTATGCTGGCCAACGGAGCAAAGAAGGCTAAAGTGGTGGCAAAGGCATTATATGGTCCTGTAACAGACCAGGTAACGGCTTCTGCAATTCAAGTATATAAAGGAAAGGCTACTATAATCCTTGATAAAGAAGCAGCCTCAATGCTTGATAGCAAAGATTACAATTAA
- a CDS encoding cytidine deaminase encodes MQEEQNSLIRQEKGELLAKTELVSRSVIKLLIREALKAMKNAYTPYSNFRVGSALLTVKQKIYTGCNIENAAYSPSNCAERTAFFKAISEGERDFAAIAIVGGKEGITSEFCPPCGVCRQVIREFVDPRKFLVILARSEEDYLVYFLEELLPMGFGPDYL; translated from the coding sequence ATGCAGGAAGAGCAAAATTCTCTGATTCGCCAGGAAAAAGGTGAACTATTGGCAAAAACAGAACTTGTAAGTAGGTCAGTTATTAAATTATTAATACGGGAAGCTTTAAAAGCCATGAAGAATGCTTATACACCTTACTCAAATTTTCGTGTTGGTTCTGCCCTGCTTACAGTAAAGCAAAAGATTTATACCGGTTGCAACATAGAAAATGCGGCCTATTCTCCGTCAAACTGTGCCGAAAGAACAGCTTTTTTTAAGGCTATCAGTGAGGGAGAAAGAGACTTTGCCGCTATAGCAATTGTAGGTGGAAAAGAGGGTATTACAAGTGAGTTTTGCCCTCCATGTGGAGTCTGTCGTCAAGTAATAAGAGAGTTTGTGGATCCCCGTAAATTCCTTGTAATATTGGCAAGATCTGAAGAGGACTATCTAGTATATTTTCTTGAGGAGCTTCTTCCCATGGGATTTGGTCCTGATTATTTATAA
- a CDS encoding lactate utilization protein, with product MTPKKTYYENLSDTLIERFNKRGIEGYYCNDKEEALLMAKRFLTPGCSISWGGSETLNEIGLFEALKDSDYILYDRHQAKTPEESLQLYGKIVTCDYFFMSSNAISLDGQLINIDGKGNRVACLIAGPKNVIIIAGMNKIVTDVDSGIERVRNMASPPNNIRLGRNTPCAQLGRCANCLVDDCICCQIVITRKSNIPGRIKVILVGEELGY from the coding sequence ATGACACCAAAAAAGACCTACTATGAGAACTTATCCGACACACTGATTGAACGTTTTAATAAAAGGGGAATTGAAGGATATTATTGCAATGATAAAGAAGAAGCCCTTTTGATGGCCAAGCGCTTTCTTACACCGGGCTGCTCCATATCCTGGGGCGGTTCGGAAACTTTAAATGAAATCGGATTATTTGAAGCATTAAAAGATTCCGACTACATACTATACGACCGTCACCAGGCAAAAACCCCGGAAGAAAGCTTACAACTTTACGGTAAAATAGTAACCTGTGATTATTTTTTTATGAGCTCCAATGCTATTAGTCTTGACGGTCAGCTAATTAATATTGACGGTAAAGGTAACCGGGTAGCCTGCCTGATAGCCGGTCCAAAAAATGTAATTATAATTGCCGGTATGAATAAGATTGTTACTGATGTAGATTCTGGTATTGAAAGGGTTAGAAACATGGCCTCACCGCCAAACAATATAAGACTGGGCCGCAATACTCCCTGCGCACAACTGGGCCGGTGTGCCAATTGTCTTGTAGATGACTGTATCTGTTGTCAAATTGTTATTACAAGAAAATCTAATATTCCCGGAAGAATTAAGGTAATCCTTGTTGGAGAAGAGCTTGGTTATTAA
- the glyA gene encoding serine hydroxymethyltransferase, with the protein MYSFDDVKAFDSELAHAISLEIGRQNDHIELIASENFVSKAVMAAMGSHLTNKYAEGYPGKRYYGGCEFVDIVENLAIERAKKLFGCSYANVQPHSGAQANMAVFFALLKPGDTVMGMNLAHGGHLTHGSPVNMSGSYYKIVPYGVDDTGYIDYDELRKIAHESKPKLIIAGASAYARKIDFKIFREIADEVGAYLMVDMAHIAGLVAAGYHESPIPYAHVTTTTTHKTLRGPRGGMILSSEEFANEHKLNKSVFPGIQGGPLMHVIAAKAVCFKEALDPSFKEYAGRIIDNAQALALGLINRGFNLVSGGTDNHLMLVDLQNMSVTGKDAEKLLETVNITCNKNAVPNDPTSPFITSGIRLGTAAVTTRGLNTKDMDVIAQAIYLMIKDGDANKDKVLDMVKSLTDKYPLY; encoded by the coding sequence ATGTACTCATTTGATGATGTTAAAGCCTTTGACTCCGAATTAGCCCATGCAATATCATTAGAAATAGGCAGGCAGAATGATCATATCGAATTAATTGCTTCAGAGAACTTCGTAAGCAAAGCAGTGATGGCTGCTATGGGAAGTCATTTAACTAATAAATATGCAGAAGGTTATCCCGGAAAAAGATATTACGGTGGTTGTGAATTTGTAGATATTGTAGAAAATCTGGCAATAGAACGGGCTAAAAAGCTTTTTGGCTGCAGCTATGCCAATGTTCAGCCCCATTCCGGTGCACAGGCAAATATGGCAGTATTTTTTGCCCTACTTAAGCCCGGAGATACTGTAATGGGTATGAATCTGGCTCATGGGGGACATTTAACCCATGGAAGTCCGGTAAATATGAGCGGTTCTTATTATAAGATTGTTCCTTATGGTGTGGATGATACAGGGTATATAGATTATGATGAGCTAAGAAAAATTGCACATGAGAGCAAGCCCAAATTAATAATTGCCGGTGCCAGTGCCTATGCAAGAAAAATTGATTTTAAAATATTTAGGGAAATTGCTGATGAAGTAGGAGCATATTTGATGGTGGACATGGCTCATATTGCAGGTCTGGTGGCTGCCGGTTATCACGAAAGCCCTATTCCTTATGCCCATGTAACCACTACTACAACCCATAAAACCTTAAGAGGCCCCAGAGGCGGAATGATTCTTTCCAGTGAGGAGTTTGCAAATGAACATAAACTTAACAAGTCCGTTTTCCCGGGAATACAAGGAGGCCCCTTAATGCATGTTATTGCCGCTAAGGCAGTATGCTTTAAAGAAGCATTAGATCCTAGTTTTAAGGAGTATGCAGGAAGAATTATAGACAATGCCCAAGCCCTGGCCTTAGGTTTAATCAATAGAGGTTTTAATCTGGTATCCGGTGGTACAGACAACCACCTGATGTTGGTAGATCTTCAAAATATGTCTGTAACCGGTAAGGATGCAGAGAAGCTTTTAGAAACCGTAAATATTACCTGTAATAAAAATGCTGTTCCCAATGATCCTACATCACCCTTTATCACCAGCGGTATCCGTCTTGGTACGGCAGCAGTAACTACTAGAGGATTAAATACTAAGGATATGGATGTTATTGCACAAGCCATATATCTGATGATAAAGGATGGGGATGCCAATAAAGATAAGGTACTAGATATGGTGAAATCACTTACGGATAAGTATCCTTTATACTAA
- a CDS encoding LbetaH domain-containing protein — protein sequence MYKELTISNLLNLNETIAAVAFEGCTYPWEVLSKIKDVILQIGPTLSKEEYDNPQEGIWIAKSAKVAASASINGPVIIGKNAEVRHCAFIRGSAIVGEDAVVGNSTELKNVILFNKVQVPHFNYVGDSILGYGSHMGAGCITSNVKSDKSLVKVKVEDEIIETGLKKFGAILGDNVEVGCNTVLNPGTVVGKNVNIYPLSMVRGYVKAGTIYKKAGEIVAKH from the coding sequence ATGTATAAAGAGTTAACTATCAGCAATTTACTGAACTTAAATGAGACAATAGCAGCTGTTGCCTTTGAGGGATGTACTTATCCTTGGGAAGTCTTATCAAAGATAAAGGATGTAATATTGCAAATAGGTCCCACACTTTCTAAGGAGGAATATGACAATCCTCAAGAAGGCATATGGATTGCAAAATCCGCCAAGGTTGCTGCTTCTGCCTCTATTAATGGACCGGTTATTATAGGCAAGAATGCGGAAGTTAGACATTGTGCATTTATAAGAGGCAGTGCCATTGTTGGGGAAGATGCAGTTGTAGGTAATTCAACGGAGCTGAAAAATGTTATTTTATTTAATAAGGTTCAAGTTCCCCATTTTAATTATGTGGGAGATTCCATCCTAGGATATGGCTCTCATATGGGAGCAGGTTGCATTACCTCAAATGTTAAATCTGACAAATCCTTAGTAAAGGTGAAAGTAGAAGATGAAATAATAGAGACCGGCCTAAAGAAATTTGGAGCTATATTGGGCGACAATGTTGAAGTAGGATGTAATACCGTATTAAATCCCGGAACTGTTGTAGGTAAAAATGTAAACATATATCCACTTTCCATGGTTAGGGGTTATGTAAAGGCTGGAACTATATACAAAAAAGCCGGTGAAATAGTAGCTAAGCATTAG
- a CDS encoding DUF4274 domain-containing protein gives MDKNVEEFVKQMLYDKNIVDVIRLIDEIADSEILHLYAYNYNWDNGFEIPKKIIHKDCCQLSTALMMFYAADGIRYLQDKSKVNNLKEWSTFIKELYNKIINNGFIEGAIKFNPPLSKVQIFKIKKVINTKEEAFLKEIGTNDLNVYL, from the coding sequence ATGGATAAGAATGTTGAAGAGTTTGTTAAACAAATGTTATATGATAAAAATATAGTTGATGTAATAAGATTAATAGATGAAATTGCTGACTCTGAAATATTGCATCTATATGCATATAATTATAATTGGGATAATGGTTTTGAGATACCGAAAAAAATTATTCATAAAGACTGCTGTCAATTAAGTACCGCATTAATGATGTTTTATGCTGCTGATGGAATTAGGTATTTGCAAGATAAGAGTAAGGTAAATAATCTAAAAGAATGGTCAACATTTATAAAAGAATTATATAATAAAATTATAAATAACGGATTTATAGAGGGGGCAATTAAATTTAATCCTCCATTAAGTAAGGTTCAAATATTTAAAATTAAAAAGGTAATTAATACCAAGGAAGAAGCTTTCCTGAAAGAGATAGGCACAAATGATTTGAATGTTTACTTATAA
- the deoC gene encoding deoxyribose-phosphate aldolase, with amino-acid sequence MDRKDILKMVDHTLLTQTASWEEIKQICEDAIAYGVASVCIPPSYVKRVKEYVKDRMPVCTVIGFPNGYQTSQVKLYETKEAIENGADELDMVINLGWVKDAEYKLIADEIKEIKAACGSRVLKVIIETCLLTEEEKIKMCQVVTEAGADFIKTSTGFSKAGATFDDIALFKKHVGDNVKIKAAGGIASFDDAEQFIKLGASRLGTSRLIKLAKNQEATGY; translated from the coding sequence TTGGATAGAAAAGACATATTAAAAATGGTAGACCATACTTTGCTGACACAGACAGCAAGTTGGGAGGAAATAAAACAGATATGTGAGGATGCCATAGCCTATGGGGTTGCCTCAGTCTGCATTCCTCCTTCCTATGTAAAAAGGGTAAAAGAATATGTAAAGGATAGGATGCCTGTCTGTACAGTGATAGGTTTTCCAAATGGTTATCAGACAAGCCAAGTTAAGCTATATGAAACAAAAGAGGCAATTGAAAATGGTGCAGATGAGCTTGATATGGTGATTAATTTAGGCTGGGTTAAGGATGCAGAGTATAAATTAATAGCCGATGAGATTAAAGAGATAAAAGCTGCTTGTGGTAGTAGGGTATTAAAGGTAATAATAGAGACCTGCCTACTTACCGAAGAAGAAAAAATTAAGATGTGCCAAGTAGTAACTGAGGCAGGAGCTGACTTTATTAAGACCTCCACAGGTTTTTCTAAAGCCGGGGCCACCTTTGATGATATTGCCCTGTTTAAAAAGCATGTAGGGGATAATGTTAAGATAAAGGCAGCCGGAGGTATTGCTTCTTTTGATGATGCAGAGCAGTTTATTAAACTGGGAGCAAGTAGACTGGGTACTAGCAGACTAATTAAACTGGCTAAAAATCAAGAGGCAACAGGTTATTAA
- a CDS encoding GGGtGRT protein produces the protein MALFESYERRIDKINALLNSYGISSIEEAEKITKDAGLDVYNMVKGIQPICFENACWAYIVGAAIAIKKDARRAADAAAAIGEGLQAFCIPGSVADQRKVGLGHGNLGKMLLEETTECFCFLAGHESFAAAEGAIGIAQSANKVRKKPLRVILNGLGKDAAQIISRINGFTYVETDMDYQTGEVKEVSRKSYSKGDRAAVNCYGANDVTEGVAIMHKEHVDVSITGNSTNPTRFQHPVAATYKKECIEQGRKYFSVASGGGTGRTLHPDNMAAGPASYGLTDTMGRMHSDAQFAGSSSVPAHVEMMGLIGMGNNPMVGATVAVAVAIQEAAEAGKF, from the coding sequence ATGGCTTTATTTGAATCATATGAAAGAAGAATAGATAAGATTAATGCATTGTTAAACAGTTATGGCATCTCATCCATAGAAGAAGCTGAAAAGATTACAAAAGATGCCGGACTTGATGTATATAATATGGTAAAGGGCATTCAGCCTATTTGCTTTGAAAATGCTTGCTGGGCTTATATAGTAGGTGCAGCAATTGCAATCAAAAAAGATGCAAGAAGGGCAGCAGATGCAGCAGCTGCTATCGGCGAAGGCTTACAGGCTTTTTGCATACCCGGTTCTGTTGCTGATCAAAGAAAGGTTGGTTTAGGACACGGTAATCTTGGTAAAATGCTTTTAGAAGAAACAACCGAATGCTTCTGTTTCTTAGCAGGACATGAGTCCTTTGCAGCAGCTGAAGGTGCAATAGGTATTGCACAATCTGCTAACAAGGTTAGAAAAAAACCCTTAAGAGTTATCTTAAACGGCCTGGGTAAAGATGCTGCACAAATTATTTCCCGTATTAACGGATTTACATATGTTGAGACTGATATGGATTATCAAACCGGTGAGGTTAAAGAGGTATCCCGTAAGTCTTATAGTAAAGGTGACAGGGCTGCAGTAAATTGCTATGGTGCTAATGATGTTACCGAAGGTGTAGCAATTATGCATAAGGAACATGTGGACGTATCCATTACAGGTAACTCCACTAATCCTACCAGATTCCAGCATCCTGTAGCAGCTACATATAAGAAAGAATGCATCGAGCAAGGCAGAAAGTACTTCTCTGTGGCTTCCGGTGGTGGTACAGGTAGAACACTTCATCCTGACAATATGGCAGCAGGTCCTGCTTCTTATGGATTAACCGATACCATGGGTAGAATGCACTCCGATGCACAGTTTGCAGGATCCTCTTCAGTTCCTGCTCACGTTGAGATGATGGGCTTAATCGGAATGGGTAATAACCCTATGGTTGGTGCTACAGTAGCAGTAGCAGTAGCCATTCAAGAAGCAGCTGAGGCTGGCAAATTCTAA
- a CDS encoding DegV family protein, with translation MRPYQIFSDSSCDLPKNLVEKYQIKIIPFYVSFDQETYYKENLDISKESFFETLLTKKIYAKTSLPTVQDYINMFKPALKDGNDIICLCLTQKFSGSYRSALNAKHILEEQYPDSNISIIDSIQATGGQGILLLQMAAMKEAGLSIEEVTEKTNQLKTTARIMFTVNTLEYLSKGRRIGKVAALAKDMLNLKPLIQLKEAELIPYSNIRGRKKSLDKVFEMVKEYFRESGENPADYDFCIANATTIDDAHYLEKRMEEFLNRKLSYPIFQIGVTIGTYTGPGALGICFVKKFFK, from the coding sequence ATGAGGCCTTATCAAATATTTAGTGATTCTTCATGTGATTTACCAAAGAATCTAGTTGAAAAATACCAAATAAAAATAATTCCTTTTTATGTTAGTTTTGATCAGGAAACCTATTATAAAGAAAATCTAGATATAAGCAAGGAGTCCTTTTTTGAAACTCTGCTTACTAAGAAAATCTACGCCAAGACCTCTCTTCCTACAGTTCAGGATTATATCAATATGTTTAAGCCGGCACTAAAGGATGGTAACGATATCATATGCCTTTGTCTGACACAGAAATTCAGCGGCTCCTACCGGTCTGCTTTAAATGCAAAGCATATCTTAGAGGAGCAATACCCGGATTCTAATATTTCCATAATTGACAGTATTCAAGCCACGGGAGGACAGGGGATTTTATTATTACAAATGGCGGCCATGAAAGAAGCCGGACTTTCCATAGAAGAAGTAACTGAGAAGACAAATCAGCTAAAAACCACTGCAAGGATTATGTTTACGGTAAATACCCTAGAATATCTTTCAAAAGGTAGAAGAATCGGTAAAGTAGCGGCTTTAGCAAAGGATATGCTGAATTTAAAACCTCTTATTCAGCTTAAGGAAGCAGAACTTATTCCCTATTCAAATATTAGAGGTAGGAAAAAATCCCTGGATAAAGTTTTTGAAATGGTAAAGGAGTATTTTAGAGAAAGCGGTGAAAATCCCGCAGATTATGATTTTTGCATTGCCAATGCCACTACCATAGATGATGCCCATTATCTTGAAAAAAGGATGGAAGAATTTTTAAACAGAAAATTAAGTTATCCCATCTTTCAAATAGGTGTAACCATAGGAACCTATACAGGCCCCGGAGCCCTAGGAATCTGCTTTGTAAAAAAATTTTTTAAATAA
- a CDS encoding fibronectin type III domain-containing protein — protein sequence MILYLDSTIASGSTYTYYVKAYDEDGNISEASNSYTITMPPDIPANLTVTVREDGILLRWTGVNDICEYELSINEEIIKVGKENLFLQKEFLPNFRYEYRVRAVIGDIYGQWSESKEILTAPGKVENLKSEIIDDSAIKLSWDPVEGALSYDVEIDGILYQDIKDCYYLLKSVQQILQMRILKIYTTLFPRR from the coding sequence TTGATATTATATTTAGATTCTACCATAGCAAGTGGATCAACATATACCTATTATGTTAAAGCATATGATGAAGATGGAAATATATCAGAAGCCAGTAATAGTTATACTATTACTATGCCTCCTGATATTCCTGCAAATCTTACGGTTACTGTAAGGGAAGATGGGATATTGCTTAGGTGGACAGGGGTAAATGATATTTGTGAATATGAGTTATCCATAAATGAAGAAATAATTAAGGTGGGCAAGGAAAACCTATTTTTACAGAAAGAGTTCTTGCCAAACTTTAGATATGAATATAGGGTCAGAGCTGTTATCGGTGATATTTATGGACAATGGAGTGAAAGTAAGGAAATTCTTACGGCACCGGGGAAGGTAGAAAATCTTAAGTCGGAGATTATCGATGACAGTGCTATAAAGTTATCTTGGGATCCTGTTGAAGGAGCTCTTTCTTATGATGTAGAAATTGATGGAATTTTATATCAAGATATAAAGGATTGTTATTATTTATTGAAGTCAGTACAGCAGATACTACAGATGAGGATATTAAAAATCTATACAACCTTATTTCCAAGACGTTAG